CGAGCTCTGCGGGCATTTTCTGCAATGGCCCTTGCGCAATTAACTGCATCAGTTATCGTTCAAAATTTTAAGGATCTGAGGCTCAAGCGGATCTTCACCGTGTTGTGAACCATCTTTCTTAGCCCGGTTGATATAACCGGTACGCTCATGCTCAGGCAGCTTCGTCTGATCATAGGCGATCACCGCCCGGAGGCTGGTTTCCCGCTGTTCGCTGGTCAACCGCACACCATTTGGCCACTTACCCAGCTCTACCGCCGTTTTCAGACTCTGATACACCTCAGGTGTCATCGTCTCAATCATC
The genomic region above belongs to Amphritea japonica ATCC BAA-1530 and contains:
- a CDS encoding YeaC family protein, giving the protein MNFEKMIETMTPEVYQSLKTAVELGKWPNGVRLTSEQRETSLRAVIAYDQTKLPEHERTGYINRAKKDGSQHGEDPLEPQILKILNDN